In Actinacidiphila yeochonensis CN732, a genomic segment contains:
- a CDS encoding PP2C family protein-serine/threonine phosphatase, with translation MARGEGGAGTGRRRVVRWRRPFPTAEPSLRVRDVDVTWLLPLLLLVAIAFLDWNSSGEFRVVTWIVLVPLTASALSGPLPTLVFAVLAPLVYLGLDRAWPSRERMGAGDFLLVVACGVGAVVASWLRLRAGRRTLRMQDAAEATRNVVLRPIPQGIGGLDLADVYLAADSQARIGGDFYDVVPSPHGARVILGDVQGKGIGAVSAAGALAGTFREAGWHEPDLAVVAGRLEQRMLRNNAYMKDLGTPADRFATAVLISFPPPGPGGTVPGWIELVNCGHEAPLALSRREVRALPSGTGAPLGLARLTGLAPRTLRVPFGPDETLLLFTDGVTEARDRHGEFLPLRAVLERALAADPAGATTPRSLVALVEAAVRAHSVGALHDDTAILAVRRLRPAIPAVLDEDALGGGRDDG, from the coding sequence TGCGCGTCCGCGACGTCGACGTCACCTGGCTGCTGCCGCTGCTGCTGCTGGTGGCGATCGCCTTCCTCGACTGGAACAGCTCCGGCGAGTTCCGCGTCGTCACCTGGATCGTCCTGGTCCCGCTGACCGCCTCCGCGCTGTCCGGGCCGCTGCCCACCCTGGTGTTCGCCGTCCTCGCGCCGCTGGTCTACCTCGGGCTGGACCGGGCCTGGCCGAGCCGGGAGCGGATGGGCGCCGGCGACTTCCTGCTGGTGGTGGCCTGCGGGGTCGGCGCCGTCGTGGCCTCCTGGCTGCGCCTGCGGGCCGGCCGCCGGACCCTGAGGATGCAGGACGCCGCCGAGGCCACCCGCAATGTCGTCCTGCGGCCCATCCCGCAGGGCATCGGCGGCCTCGACCTGGCCGACGTCTACCTCGCAGCCGACTCCCAGGCCCGTATCGGCGGCGACTTCTACGACGTGGTGCCCAGTCCGCACGGCGCCCGCGTGATCCTGGGGGACGTCCAGGGCAAGGGCATCGGCGCGGTCTCGGCGGCCGGCGCGCTGGCCGGCACCTTCCGCGAGGCCGGCTGGCACGAGCCGGACCTGGCGGTGGTGGCCGGCCGCCTGGAGCAGCGCATGCTCCGCAACAACGCCTACATGAAGGACCTGGGCACGCCCGCCGACCGGTTCGCCACCGCGGTGCTCATCAGCTTCCCGCCGCCCGGGCCGGGCGGCACCGTGCCGGGCTGGATCGAGCTGGTCAACTGCGGCCACGAGGCGCCGCTGGCGCTGTCCCGGCGCGAGGTGCGCGCGCTGCCCAGCGGCACCGGGGCCCCGCTGGGCCTGGCCCGGCTGACCGGACTCGCGCCGCGCACGCTGCGCGTCCCCTTCGGTCCGGACGAGACGCTGCTGCTCTTCACCGACGGCGTCACCGAGGCGCGCGACCGGCACGGGGAGTTCCTGCCGCTGCGCGCCGTCCTGGAGCGGGCGCTGGCCGCCGACCCCGCCGGCGCGACGACCCCGCGTTCGCTCGTGGCCCTGGTGGAGGCGGCTGTCCGCGCGCACAGCGTCGGCGCCCTCCACGACGACACGGCGATCCTGGCCGTCCGCCGGCTGCGCCCCGCGATTCCGGCGGTGCT